In Epinephelus fuscoguttatus linkage group LG15, E.fuscoguttatus.final_Chr_v1, a genomic segment contains:
- the LOC125901898 gene encoding histamine H3 receptor-like, protein MSVEQTDSNSSRYYFENSSTRVQSSFVFSGPMFVILMGMMVTLVVVIVLGNALVILAFKVDKSLRRQCNYYFLNLAISDFLVGAFCIPVYMPYILTGRWTLGRGLCKLWLVMDYLLCSASVFNIVLISYDRFLSVTRAVSYRARQGMTHQAIIKMIAVWVLAFVLYGPAIIFWELVVGRSSVPKDECFAEFYYSWYFLLSASMLEFFSPFISVAFFNLSIYLSIRRRRLHSREAQLHLQLSEPASAQGKGIPLSQNWGCGMKLAVRGSIHSQTSSPSLGKLDPSTSRAAQPSRLSRDKKIAKSLAIIVCVFAICWAPYTLLMIIRAACRGRCIQHHWYEVTFWLLWLNSAINPFLYPLCHSSFRRAFSKILCPRRHTTPPSSVLRAGQ, encoded by the exons ATGTCGGTGGAACAAACTGACTCCAACTCCAGCCGCTACTATTTTGAGAACAGCTCAACTCGAGTCCAGAGCAGCTTCGTGTTTTCGGGACCcatgtttgtcattttgatGGGGATGATGGTGACTTTGGTCGTTGTGATAGTTTTGGGTAACGCACTGGTCATTTTGGCCTTTAAAGTGGACAAGAGTTTGAGGAGACAGTGTAATTACTACTTCCTGAATTTGGCAATATCAGATTTTCTTGTAG GTGCATTCTGCATCCCTGTCTACATGCCTTACATCCTCACAGGCAGGTGGACGCTGGGCCGAGGGCTGTGCAAGCTGTGGCTGGTCATGGACTACCTGCTCTGCTCCGCGTCTGTCTTCAACATTGTCCTCATCAGCTACGACCGTTTCCTGTCGGTCACCAGAGCA GTAAGTTACCGTGCCAGACAGGGCATGACTCACCAAGCCATAATCAAGATGATTGCCGTCTGGGTGCTAGCCTTTGTCCTGTACGGCCCAGCTATCATATTCTGGGAGCTGGTGGTGGGCAGAAGCAGCGTGCCAAAGGATGAGTGCTTTGCGGAGTTCTATTACTCTTGGTACTTCCTGCTGAGTGCCTCCATGCTGGAGTTCTTCTCTCCTTTCATCTCTGTGGCTTTCTTCAACCTCAGCATTTACCTCAGCATACGCAGGAGGAGGCTCCACAGCAGGGAGGCCCAGCTCCACCTTCAACTGAGCGAGCCCGCCTCTGCCCAGGGGAAAGGCATCCCCCTGTCCCAAAACTGGGGGTGTGGGATGAAACTGGCTGTAAGAGGCTCTATCCACTCCCAGACCTCCTCTCCCAGTTTGGGTAAACTAGATCCCTCAACCAGCAGGGCTGCCCAGCCTAGCCGTCTGTCCAGGGATAAGAAAATTGCTAAGTCCCTGGCCatcatagtgtgtgtgtttgccatcTGCTGGGCACCGTACACCCTACTGATGATCATCCGTGCTGCCTGCAGAGGGCGGTGCATCCAGCATCACTGGTACGAGGTCACCTTCTGGCTCCTGTGGCTCAATTCGGCTATTAACCCATTCCTGTACCCGCTTTGCCACAGTAGCTTCCGCAGGGCCTTCAGCAAGATTCTCTGCCCAAGGCGGCATACTACTCCCCCATCATCTGTCCTTCGTGCTGGCCAGTGA